The Penaeus chinensis breed Huanghai No. 1 chromosome 29, ASM1920278v2, whole genome shotgun sequence genome window below encodes:
- the LOC125040707 gene encoding carbohydrate sulfotransferase 1-like — MISGRTLRTRWIKSIVVYCFIIYIFLTVDYTLFSRQKHHGRHHGAGSRHHHKGHEAKRPHRHKPLHRTNVLVLSSMGRSGSSFLAEILASRGRNVYLVEPIRSLPERQRADEHPVRQELRSCFRCDLRQEFLHFGDKPSTSVRHPSTAKKDFASVDLETIKEHCRQEPSRIVKTIRTRLAWVSELLQEDPSLKVVHLVRDPRGSLRSAAKVKWQMDPKETCSKIMEDLETRPEMEKKYPNRYLFVKYEDLSQDVYKKTVEIFSFLRGKSVHLPKRVKKYLWKHNKNSHKRKKSFGTHRVSEEIFQHWRSSISEAELNTYEAACGDVIHAMGHRIFGSEKKARDLSLSLVGDF; from the exons ATGATCTCAGGACGAACACTAAGGACACGATGGATAAAGTCCATCGTAGTATACTGTTTCATCATCTATATATTCCTTACGGTCGACTACACGCTGTTCTCGAGGCAAAAACATCACGGCCGACATCACGGAGCAGGGTCTCGCCATCATCACAAGGGACATG aAGCCAAGCGGCCTCACCGCCACAAGCCCCTCCACCGCACCAACGTCCTCGTGCTGAGCTCGATGGGCCGCAGCGGGTCCAGCTTCCTCGCGGAGATCCTGGCTTCACGGGGCCGGAACGTGTACTTGGTCGAGCCCATCCGAAGCCTCCCGGAGAGACAGAGGGCAGACGAACACCCAGTACGCCAGGAACTCAGGAGCTGCTTCCGCTGTGACCTACGGCAGGAGTTTCTCCACTTCGGAGACAAGCCTTCCACTTCGGTCCGGCACCCGTCCACCGCCAAGAAGGATTTCGCAAGCGTTGATTTAGAAACGATCAAAGAGCATTGCAGGCAAGAGCCCTCCAGGATCGTCAAGACCATTAGGACTCGCTTGGCTTGGGTGTCGGAGCTCCTGCAGGAGGACCCGAGCTTGAAGGTGGTCCATTTGGTGAGGGATCCGCGAGGTTCTCTGAGGTCCGCGGCGAAGGTCAAATGGCAGATGGATCCGAAGGAGACTTGTTCGAAGATCATGgag GATCTCGAAACCCGcccagaaatggaaaaaaaatatccgaACAGGTACCTCTTCGTCAA ATACGAAGATTTGTCGCAAGATGTTTACAAAAAGACAGTCGAAATCTTTAGTTTCTTAAGAGGCAAATCTGTCCACCTGCCGAAGAGAGTTAAAAAATATCTTTGGAAACACAACAAGAACAGTCATAAGAGAAAGAAATCGTTCGGAACTCATCGCGTGTCCGAAGAGATATTCCAGCATTGGCGAAGTTCCATATCCGAAGCCGAACTGAACACCTACGAAGCCGCCTGTGGTGATGTCATTCACGCCATGGGACACAGGATATTCGGAAGCGAGAAAAAGGCGCGAGATTTGTCGTTGTCTTTAGTCGGGGATTTTTAG